The following are encoded together in the Proteiniphilum saccharofermentans genome:
- a CDS encoding DUF3316 domain-containing protein — MKKTALLFSIWIGILCVTVSQENRSLILPVDPVNQAALLGIGKAFLNDTYLSPLRYSGISISLMHDRIKGTPHFNGCLLLQQQFLIQTAITKNPTASASEYYGDLDYRLTGFYPLFAGSNLRLYGGGGWEASLGGIYNVRNSNNPGSLKVSTNFNLSAMAIYNWKIFTFRWQLSTPFAGMFFSPEYGHSYYEIFTLGNNKGTVHFGSFHNQQALRNYFSVDVPVHNITLRAAYLGDYYNTDVNELVTRIVSHQFMIGLVVESLNFGGKKVRDNPSLPSVYY; from the coding sequence ATGAAGAAAACGGCACTACTGTTTAGTATATGGATCGGTATTCTTTGCGTGACGGTTTCACAGGAGAACCGCTCCCTCATACTTCCGGTAGATCCTGTCAACCAAGCTGCTCTCCTGGGTATCGGGAAGGCATTTCTCAACGACACCTATCTTTCGCCTCTTAGGTATAGTGGTATCAGCATATCCCTTATGCATGACCGTATAAAGGGAACCCCTCACTTTAATGGTTGCCTGCTCTTGCAACAGCAGTTCCTTATACAGACAGCGATCACCAAAAACCCTACAGCCTCGGCTTCGGAGTATTACGGTGACCTCGATTACCGGCTTACCGGGTTTTATCCACTGTTTGCCGGCTCCAATCTAAGGCTCTATGGTGGCGGAGGGTGGGAAGCCTCACTGGGTGGCATTTACAACGTGCGGAATTCCAATAATCCCGGTTCATTGAAGGTGTCAACCAACTTCAACCTTTCGGCTATGGCTATCTACAACTGGAAGATCTTTACCTTCCGGTGGCAGCTTTCCACACCCTTTGCAGGTATGTTCTTCTCTCCTGAATATGGACATTCCTATTACGAAATATTTACGCTTGGAAATAATAAAGGAACCGTTCATTTCGGATCTTTTCATAATCAACAGGCATTGCGCAACTATTTTTCAGTCGATGTGCCGGTACATAATATCACTCTCCGTGCCGCCTATTTGGGGGATTACTACAATACAGACGTGAATGAGCTTGTTACCAGGATTGTTTCCCATCAGTTCATGATCGGACTTGTAGTGGAATCTCTCAATTTCGGAGGAAAAAAGGTGCGTGACAATCCCTCGCTTCCGTCTGTGTATTATTAA
- a CDS encoding MalY/PatB family protein yields MQYNFDEIVDRSGSNAVKLEKLKPVFGHEDLIPLWVADMEFKSPPAIIEALKQRVEHGVFGYTLPSEEYTSSIVNWLERRHHWQIKGEHINFVPGVVKGFAFAIDEFTNKGDKVIIQPPVYHPFRIVTSSLGREVVNNPLILENGQYKMDFEGLRKIASDGDCKMLILCNPHNPGGRAWFPEELSELADICHENNILVVSDEIHADMALKGYRHTPFASVSPKAEEISLTLMAPSKTFNIAGIVSSFAVIPNGEIRRRYLAYLEPRELQQGTIFAFTATRAAYDECEEWLDQMLAYVQANIDFVDEYLKENIPEIKAILPEASFLIWLDCRALNLTQRELVKLFIEKAHLALNDGTMFGPGGEGFMRLNAGCPRTLLEKGLNNLKKAVHP; encoded by the coding sequence ATGCAATATAATTTCGATGAAATAGTAGACCGTTCGGGCAGCAATGCAGTTAAGCTGGAGAAGTTAAAACCTGTATTCGGACATGAGGATCTTATCCCGCTATGGGTAGCAGATATGGAATTCAAGTCCCCGCCGGCAATTATAGAAGCGTTGAAACAACGTGTGGAACATGGTGTTTTTGGTTATACCCTCCCTTCTGAAGAATATACCTCTTCCATTGTCAATTGGCTCGAAAGACGCCACCATTGGCAGATAAAAGGAGAACATATCAATTTTGTACCCGGTGTAGTCAAAGGATTTGCCTTTGCCATCGACGAATTTACGAACAAGGGAGACAAAGTGATTATCCAACCGCCTGTATATCACCCATTCCGTATCGTCACCTCATCACTCGGACGTGAGGTGGTCAACAATCCGCTTATCCTCGAAAATGGGCAGTACAAGATGGATTTCGAAGGTTTACGCAAGATCGCTTCAGATGGCGACTGCAAGATGCTGATTCTTTGTAATCCCCATAATCCCGGTGGTAGAGCCTGGTTTCCCGAAGAATTGAGTGAACTGGCTGACATCTGCCATGAAAACAATATACTGGTCGTCTCAGATGAGATCCATGCAGATATGGCTTTGAAAGGTTATCGGCATACTCCTTTCGCATCAGTATCTCCGAAAGCGGAAGAGATTTCACTTACCCTTATGGCACCCAGCAAAACCTTCAATATTGCCGGAATTGTCAGCTCATTCGCGGTCATCCCCAATGGGGAGATAAGGAGAAGATATCTTGCTTACCTCGAACCACGTGAATTGCAACAGGGAACCATCTTTGCTTTTACTGCTACGCGTGCGGCTTATGACGAATGCGAGGAGTGGCTTGACCAGATGTTGGCTTATGTGCAGGCCAATATTGATTTTGTGGATGAATATCTCAAAGAGAATATCCCTGAAATAAAAGCTATCCTGCCTGAGGCCTCTTTCCTGATATGGCTCGACTGTCGTGCGCTTAACCTGACTCAACGGGAACTTGTAAAACTCTTTATAGAAAAAGCTCATCTGGCGTTGAACGACGGTACTATGTTCGGTCCCGGCGGTGAGGGTTTCATGCGACTTAATGCGGGGTGTCCACGCACCCTACTCGAAAAGGGATTAAATAATTTAAAAAAAGCAGTACACCCCTAA
- a CDS encoding FKBP-type peptidyl-prolyl cis-trans isomerase, whose translation MQISDNKYVTVTYDLNVGEGEERELMERATAQQPLEFIFGTNSMLEAFENQLRGLSQGDKFSFRLTPEEAYGDYDDTKVLELPKNIFEIDGKIDGEVLFEGNTLPMMDSSGNRLMGSVVSIGDEVVTMDFNHPLAGEIMHFEGTVMGVREASVEEIAALFSGGCGCGSGGCGSGEEGGCGCGSSDESMSGGCGCGSGGCGSC comes from the coding sequence ATGCAAATCTCAGACAATAAATACGTTACAGTTACCTATGACCTGAATGTAGGCGAAGGTGAAGAGCGGGAATTGATGGAGCGGGCAACTGCCCAACAACCGTTGGAATTTATTTTCGGTACCAATTCCATGCTCGAAGCATTCGAGAATCAACTCAGGGGGCTTTCGCAAGGAGATAAATTCTCTTTCCGGCTTACTCCGGAAGAGGCTTATGGTGATTACGACGACACTAAAGTACTTGAACTGCCCAAAAATATTTTCGAGATCGATGGGAAAATCGACGGGGAAGTGCTTTTTGAAGGGAACACCCTTCCAATGATGGATTCTTCCGGTAACCGGCTTATGGGATCCGTCGTTTCTATCGGTGACGAAGTGGTCACTATGGATTTTAACCATCCGCTGGCAGGAGAGATCATGCATTTCGAAGGAACGGTGATGGGGGTGAGGGAAGCCTCTGTCGAAGAAATCGCGGCCCTCTTTTCCGGTGGTTGTGGCTGTGGTTCCGGCGGTTGCGGATCGGGTGAAGAAGGCGGATGCGGTTGCGGTTCTTCCGACGAAAGTATGTCGGGTGGTTGCGGCTGTGGTTCCGGCGGTTGTGGTAGCTGTTGA
- a CDS encoding cation:proton antiporter — MMLLSLDLSLPISNPTVQFLILFVIVLLAPIIFNKIRIPSLIGLIIAGAVIGPYGVGLMLRDSNMIMLGNAGLLYIMFLAGIEIDVAEFRKNSAKSLVFGMLTFSIPMIIGTFAGLYLLNLTLVSSILLASMFASHTLVAYPIISKLGAGKNRAVTVAVGGTMITDTLALLVLAIIVSMNEGQVTPAFWTQMTLSLILFSLVVVFLFPVVGRWFFKKFHDSTSQFIFVMTMIFLGGFLAELAGIEAIIGAFLAGLSMNRLIPHVSSLMNRIGFVGNAIFIPIFLISVGMLIDYHAFVTGFETLKVAVVMTVVAILAKFLAAWVTQKIYGYTKAERMLIFGLSNAQAAATLAAIMVGHRVGLLDDSILNGTIVMILVTCTVASFRAQKGAVEISLSEGMVKEEEGNPDERILIPIANKDTLRDLIDLSLTIKSKANVDNVYALNIIKSTEATSETEKASEKLLEEAVMLGAGADTAIQPLQRYDMNVLNGILGVVKKYAITDIVMGLHVKQQISESFLGNLVEGVLNKCQSTLFVYKAIQPLGTIKRRLVIIPPNADREVGFSLWLSKIWNLGRNSGGKLSFYAANEILDTLRYVHKIHPIDAEFNEFSDWREFVKLAKEVGKNDGLVIVMSRQRKISYDPVMRNIPDYINKHFKDTNFMLLYPVQSTSVEDYHNDMTNASLITPVRNQDGFGATP; from the coding sequence ATGATGTTATTATCATTAGATTTATCTTTACCCATCAGTAATCCTACGGTGCAGTTTCTGATCCTGTTCGTAATCGTATTGTTGGCACCTATAATTTTCAACAAGATCAGGATACCGTCACTGATAGGTCTTATTATTGCAGGGGCTGTGATAGGTCCTTACGGTGTCGGTTTGATGTTGCGCGACAGCAATATGATCATGCTGGGGAACGCCGGGTTGCTCTATATCATGTTCCTTGCGGGTATAGAGATTGATGTGGCTGAGTTCAGGAAGAACAGTGCAAAAAGCCTGGTATTCGGAATGCTTACTTTCTCTATTCCCATGATCATCGGTACGTTTGCCGGCTTGTACCTGCTCAACCTCACACTTGTCTCATCCATATTGCTGGCAAGTATGTTCGCTTCCCATACGTTGGTGGCATATCCCATCATCAGTAAGCTGGGAGCGGGAAAGAACAGGGCCGTTACTGTTGCGGTGGGGGGGACAATGATCACCGATACGCTGGCGCTGCTGGTACTGGCCATCATCGTCAGCATGAACGAGGGACAGGTTACCCCGGCCTTCTGGACGCAGATGACCCTCTCGTTGATCCTTTTTTCACTGGTCGTTGTTTTTCTTTTTCCCGTTGTCGGAAGATGGTTCTTCAAGAAATTTCATGACAGCACGTCGCAATTTATCTTTGTGATGACGATGATATTCCTTGGCGGATTCCTTGCCGAACTGGCCGGAATTGAGGCGATTATCGGGGCTTTCCTCGCCGGGCTTTCCATGAACAGGCTTATCCCTCATGTTTCTTCATTGATGAACAGGATCGGCTTCGTGGGAAATGCCATCTTTATTCCCATATTCCTTATCAGTGTGGGAATGCTCATTGATTACCATGCCTTTGTCACTGGATTCGAAACTCTTAAAGTGGCAGTGGTGATGACAGTGGTGGCCATTCTTGCCAAGTTCCTGGCCGCATGGGTTACACAAAAGATTTACGGCTATACCAAAGCCGAACGTATGCTTATCTTCGGACTCAGCAACGCCCAGGCGGCTGCCACATTGGCTGCGATAATGGTGGGACACAGAGTGGGGTTACTCGATGACAGCATCCTCAACGGCACTATTGTCATGATCCTTGTCACATGCACCGTTGCCTCTTTCCGTGCACAAAAAGGGGCAGTGGAAATATCTCTCTCAGAAGGGATGGTAAAAGAGGAAGAAGGGAATCCGGATGAGCGCATCCTTATTCCTATCGCCAATAAAGATACGCTCAGAGACTTGATCGATCTTAGCCTGACCATTAAGTCCAAGGCTAATGTAGACAACGTCTATGCGCTCAATATCATCAAGAGTACTGAAGCCACCTCGGAGACGGAGAAAGCTTCGGAAAAATTACTTGAAGAGGCTGTTATGCTGGGTGCCGGTGCCGACACAGCCATTCAGCCTCTGCAACGTTACGATATGAACGTACTCAATGGAATCCTTGGAGTAGTGAAGAAATATGCTATCACCGATATTGTGATGGGGCTTCACGTAAAACAGCAGATATCGGAGTCTTTTCTTGGAAATCTTGTGGAGGGGGTACTTAATAAGTGCCAGTCTACTCTTTTCGTATATAAGGCCATACAACCATTGGGTACGATTAAACGCAGGCTGGTTATCATTCCACCCAATGCCGATAGAGAGGTCGGTTTCTCACTCTGGTTATCCAAAATATGGAATTTAGGTCGTAACTCAGGCGGGAAGCTAAGTTTCTATGCTGCCAATGAGATACTCGATACCCTTCGCTATGTACACAAGATACATCCTATAGATGCGGAATTCAATGAATTTAGTGATTGGAGAGAGTTTGTTAAACTGGCAAAAGAGGTCGGGAAAAATGATGGATTGGTTATTGTGATGAGCCGTCAGCGGAAGATATCTTACGACCCTGTCATGCGTAATATCCCCGATTATATCAACAAGCATTTTAAAGATACCAATTTTATGTTGCTTTACCCGGTACAATCAACTTCCGTAGAAGATTATCATAACGATATGACCAATGCCTCACTGATAACGCCTGTCCGTAATCAGGATGGATTTGGTGCTACTCCTTGA
- the aroC gene encoding chorismate synthase — translation MNTFGTIFRLTSFGESHGAAVGGVIDGCPPGLELDMDFIQSELDRRRPGQSRITTPRKEADKVEFLSGVFENKTTGAPIGFIVRNENQQSSDYDNIKEAFRPSHADFTYQQKYGIRDYRGGGRSSARETIARVVAGAVAKLYLRRLNIDITAYTSQVGDIALENDYRIYDLSRTEDNFVRCPDPDIAEQMIKLIQEVRYQGDTIGGTITCVVKGTPAGLGEPVFGKLHAMLGSAMLSINAVKGFEYGSGFSVVARGSEVNDSFYNDNGRVNTRTNNSGGIQAGISNGQDIYFRVAFKPVSTILREQQTVDMHGNDTIIKARGRHDPCVLPRAVPIVEAMAAITLLDAYLLSKATALF, via the coding sequence ATGAATACATTCGGAACAATATTCAGGTTGACATCATTCGGAGAATCGCATGGTGCAGCTGTGGGAGGTGTCATAGATGGCTGCCCCCCCGGGTTGGAACTCGATATGGATTTTATACAGTCGGAGCTCGACAGGCGCCGTCCCGGCCAGTCCCGTATCACTACTCCCCGTAAGGAAGCCGACAAAGTGGAATTTCTTTCGGGAGTATTTGAAAATAAAACTACCGGCGCTCCTATCGGTTTCATTGTGAGGAACGAGAATCAGCAGTCGTCCGATTACGATAACATCAAAGAGGCTTTTCGCCCTTCGCATGCCGATTTCACCTATCAGCAGAAATATGGTATCCGTGATTACCGGGGTGGTGGACGGTCGTCTGCGCGGGAAACCATAGCCCGTGTGGTGGCCGGTGCTGTGGCAAAACTTTACCTCCGTCGTCTCAATATAGATATTACAGCCTATACTTCACAGGTGGGCGATATTGCATTGGAGAATGATTACAGGATATACGACCTTTCACGTACGGAAGATAATTTTGTCCGTTGTCCCGATCCTGATATAGCGGAACAAATGATCAAATTGATTCAGGAGGTACGCTATCAGGGAGATACTATCGGCGGTACTATCACCTGTGTGGTCAAAGGTACACCGGCAGGTTTGGGAGAACCTGTTTTTGGCAAACTTCACGCCATGTTAGGCTCCGCTATGTTGAGTATCAATGCCGTAAAAGGTTTCGAATATGGTTCCGGATTTAGCGTAGTTGCCCGCGGTTCAGAGGTAAACGACTCTTTCTATAACGACAATGGCAGGGTGAATACCCGCACTAATAATTCCGGAGGGATTCAGGCCGGCATTTCCAATGGGCAGGATATCTATTTTCGGGTGGCTTTTAAACCGGTTTCTACTATCCTCCGGGAGCAACAGACAGTAGATATGCATGGCAATGATACGATCATTAAAGCCCGTGGACGACATGATCCTTGTGTGTTGCCCCGTGCAGTACCCATTGTGGAAGCCATGGCCGCCATTACGCTTCTGGATGCTTATCTGCTCTCGAAAGCAACAGCCTTGTTTTAG
- a CDS encoding N-acetylmuramoyl-L-alanine amidase-like domain-containing protein, with the protein MKRLIVIFSMAVIAVSFSSMVIAEISPERVYTPEDRQIFDRYIGYIAPWRLAPADSLLEKTALFFLNAPYVSHTLEMPGEEKLVVNLREFDCTTFVESVVALARTARSDNPDFDTFLSELQYIRYRDGNLRGYVSRLHYTSDWLYDNEKKGVMKNISAGLGGICEKKTIDFMTSHRDAYRQLKNDDVMLKEMQVMENRINERDGFYYLPKSSISGKTPMIPHMSMVAFTTGIKGLDVTHMGVVFHKGEKLTFIHASSTQKKVVVDQKSLSDYCAAQSSCTGIIVFRIALIDTTSR; encoded by the coding sequence ATGAAGAGATTGATTGTTATCTTTTCTATGGCGGTAATTGCAGTGTCTTTTTCCTCCATGGTTATCGCTGAGATCTCCCCGGAAAGGGTATATACTCCGGAAGATCGGCAGATATTTGATCGTTATATCGGCTATATTGCTCCTTGGCGCTTAGCTCCTGCCGACAGCCTGCTGGAAAAGACGGCTCTCTTTTTTTTGAATGCTCCTTATGTATCCCATACACTGGAGATGCCCGGTGAAGAGAAATTGGTTGTTAACCTGCGTGAGTTTGACTGTACCACTTTTGTTGAATCGGTAGTTGCATTGGCTCGTACCGCTCGTTCGGATAATCCTGATTTTGATACCTTTCTCAGTGAATTGCAATATATCCGCTATCGGGATGGTAACCTTCGGGGATATGTTTCCCGACTTCATTATACCTCCGATTGGCTCTATGATAATGAGAAGAAAGGGGTGATGAAAAACATTTCCGCCGGATTAGGTGGTATCTGTGAGAAGAAGACGATTGATTTTATGACTTCCCATCGTGATGCATACAGGCAATTGAAGAATGACGATGTGATGCTCAAAGAGATGCAAGTGATGGAGAATCGGATTAATGAACGGGATGGTTTTTATTATTTGCCCAAGAGTTCCATATCCGGAAAAACCCCTATGATACCACATATGTCTATGGTTGCTTTTACTACCGGTATTAAAGGGTTGGATGTCACCCATATGGGTGTCGTCTTCCACAAGGGTGAAAAACTTACTTTTATACATGCCTCATCCACGCAGAAAAAAGTGGTGGTCGATCAAAAGAGTCTTAGTGATTATTGCGCCGCTCAATCTTCCTGTACCGGCATCATCGTTTTCCGCATTGCCCTCATTGACACTACTTCCCGATAG
- a CDS encoding S41 family peptidase, whose protein sequence is MRRIILGILVVFITLHAFAQAEAPAPADNRNQRYFDINKNIDIFNSVLRELDMFYVDSVEVNNLVQNSIRNMLTRLDPYTEYYAEENMEDLQFMTTGEYAGIGAIISYNNGQVVINEPYEGLPADKAGLKAGDAILEIDGKDMRKSTVKEVSDKLKGTPGTSLELTIRRPGEKKDRKLKIVREKIEVDPITYSGVTDDKIGYLHFGSFTTRSADRVKKTVQDLKVKGATSLIMDLRGNGGGILDEAVDVVNLFVPKGEEIVSTKGKVKQWDRTYLTRNQPLDEIIPIVVLIDTGSASASEIVAGGLQDLDRAVIVGNRSFGKGLVQTPRDLPYGGNIKITTSKYYIPSGRCIQALDYSHRNPDGSVARVPDSLTNVFKTRNGREVRDGGGITPDIIIPQPTGGTIAYYLMADNVIFDYVTEWAQQHKEIAPPHQFRLPGSDYEAFKEFVKKRDFEYDQLSERSLQQLKAMMEFEGYMDVAKEEFAALEAKLHANLDRDLELFKEDITSMIESEIVQRFYYKKGVLLHQLSDDKVYDKAVEILRNPEMYRSVLRPLPAKVPPATEIKEKPENQYSWESKKVEQWNDRKVFLMC, encoded by the coding sequence ATGAGAAGAATTATTCTTGGTATACTGGTGGTTTTTATAACGTTACATGCGTTTGCACAAGCAGAGGCACCGGCACCGGCTGACAACAGAAACCAACGTTATTTCGACATTAATAAGAACATCGACATCTTCAACTCTGTACTGCGTGAACTGGATATGTTTTATGTGGATAGTGTTGAGGTGAACAACTTAGTACAGAACAGTATCCGAAACATGTTAACACGCCTGGATCCCTATACCGAGTATTATGCGGAAGAGAATATGGAAGATCTTCAGTTCATGACGACAGGCGAATATGCAGGTATCGGTGCGATCATATCTTATAATAACGGGCAGGTAGTGATCAATGAACCCTATGAGGGACTTCCTGCTGATAAAGCAGGCCTGAAGGCAGGCGATGCCATCCTCGAAATTGACGGCAAAGACATGCGGAAATCGACGGTAAAAGAGGTAAGCGACAAATTGAAGGGAACGCCGGGTACTTCACTCGAATTGACTATCCGTCGACCAGGAGAAAAAAAGGACCGGAAATTGAAGATAGTGCGAGAAAAGATTGAAGTCGATCCCATTACATACTCGGGAGTAACAGACGATAAAATCGGTTATCTTCATTTTGGCAGCTTTACGACAAGAAGTGCTGACCGGGTGAAGAAAACTGTACAGGATTTGAAAGTGAAGGGAGCGACTTCGTTGATTATGGACCTGCGCGGTAACGGGGGAGGTATTCTGGACGAAGCAGTGGATGTAGTAAATCTATTCGTACCGAAGGGAGAAGAAATAGTGTCGACTAAGGGAAAGGTAAAGCAATGGGACAGAACTTACCTTACACGCAATCAGCCATTGGATGAGATCATCCCTATCGTGGTACTGATCGATACCGGCTCGGCATCTGCCTCGGAGATTGTAGCGGGAGGGCTTCAGGATCTTGACCGCGCAGTGATCGTAGGCAACCGGTCGTTTGGAAAAGGCTTGGTACAAACACCCCGTGACCTGCCGTACGGTGGAAACATCAAGATTACCACCTCAAAATATTATATCCCCAGCGGACGCTGTATCCAGGCGCTGGACTACTCACATCGTAACCCTGACGGAAGTGTGGCGCGGGTACCCGACTCGCTGACAAATGTATTTAAAACCCGTAACGGACGTGAAGTACGCGACGGCGGTGGAATTACGCCTGATATTATCATTCCGCAACCTACAGGGGGGACAATCGCATACTACCTGATGGCAGATAATGTCATCTTTGACTATGTAACAGAGTGGGCACAACAACACAAAGAGATTGCCCCACCCCATCAGTTCAGGCTTCCGGGGAGTGATTACGAAGCGTTCAAGGAGTTCGTAAAGAAGCGGGATTTCGAATATGACCAATTGAGCGAACGTTCACTGCAACAACTAAAGGCCATGATGGAATTCGAAGGATATATGGATGTAGCCAAAGAAGAATTCGCAGCCTTAGAGGCAAAATTGCATGCCAATCTGGATCGGGACCTGGAACTCTTTAAAGAGGACATTACCAGTATGATCGAATCGGAGATTGTGCAGCGTTTCTATTATAAAAAGGGAGTACTTCTGCATCAATTGTCGGACGACAAAGTATATGACAAGGCAGTGGAGATACTTCGGAACCCGGAGATGTACCGCTCGGTACTTCGGCCGCTACCGGCAAAGGTACCGCCTGCGACAGAAATAAAGGAAAAACCGGAAAATCAGTATTCATGGGAAAGTAAAAAGGTGGAACAATGGAATGATAGAAAGGTATTTTTAATGTGCTAA
- a CDS encoding VanZ family protein: MKALLRYMFLPLLIVILIFIATCLISSSQMPGLPEGFPWDKLVHFGMFFVLSAVSLFDYYRLCKGNPPTLRWIFWGFIIPVFYGGVIELLQKYFFASRSAEWADWIADILGSLVATVIVIIFLNRRRYSEKNISL, from the coding sequence ATGAAGGCTCTATTGCGTTATATGTTTCTGCCACTACTTATAGTAATATTGATTTTTATTGCTACCTGTCTCATTTCATCTTCCCAAATGCCCGGTTTACCGGAAGGATTTCCGTGGGATAAACTGGTGCACTTTGGAATGTTTTTTGTCCTTTCTGCTGTCTCATTGTTCGATTATTACAGGTTGTGCAAGGGAAATCCACCTACTTTACGATGGATTTTCTGGGGTTTTATCATTCCCGTCTTTTATGGTGGTGTTATAGAACTGTTGCAGAAATATTTCTTCGCATCGCGTAGTGCGGAATGGGCTGATTGGATTGCTGATATCCTCGGATCATTGGTGGCAACAGTGATAGTAATTATTTTCCTCAATAGACGACGATATTCGGAAAAAAATATATCTTTGTGA
- a CDS encoding TlpA family protein disulfide reductase, with amino-acid sequence MHKIFILHILLAGALLISCTASSEKRAAASGTSADTVAVAEETVSDGDRQFLVKVGDQAPDFTMQLPDGNQVTLSSLRGKVVMLQFTASWCGVCRKEMPHIESRIWQRHKDNKEFALYGIDREEPVEKIEELIKATGVTYPIGMDPEADIFGLFAEKKAGITRNVIIDRDGKIVMLTRLFEEEEFEQMVETIDSLLRSS; translated from the coding sequence ATGCATAAGATTTTTATACTCCATATTCTCCTCGCAGGAGCTTTGTTGATTTCTTGTACTGCCTCTTCCGAAAAAAGAGCTGCAGCATCCGGGACATCTGCCGACACTGTAGCTGTAGCAGAGGAAACCGTAAGTGATGGCGATCGCCAATTCCTGGTCAAAGTGGGCGATCAGGCTCCTGATTTTACTATGCAATTACCCGACGGCAATCAGGTTACTCTTTCCTCCCTGCGAGGAAAAGTAGTGATGTTGCAGTTTACTGCCAGTTGGTGTGGTGTGTGCCGTAAGGAGATGCCCCACATTGAGTCGCGTATCTGGCAGCGTCATAAGGATAATAAGGAATTTGCTTTGTATGGTATCGATCGTGAGGAACCGGTAGAGAAAATAGAGGAACTTATCAAGGCTACCGGGGTGACCTATCCCATCGGTATGGATCCTGAGGCCGATATTTTTGGCCTGTTTGCCGAAAAGAAGGCCGGCATCACCCGCAATGTCATTATTGACCGCGATGGAAAGATTGTGATGTTAACACGCCTGTTCGAAGAAGAGGAGTTTGAGCAGATGGTGGAGACTATCGACTCCCTATTGCGCAGTTCCTGA
- a CDS encoding DUF4870 domain-containing protein produces the protein MKYEDLKILDELREKGSISEEEYQREKEKILNEQENTFSNAGRKPLFGLEENTYLMLMHLTQFAGAIVPLAGFIIPILMWTTNKDNNPNVDKHGKNILNCMISYAIYAVVLCITVIGIPVAVVLGVLYAVFVVIATVKANNGEYWKYPFIIQFIK, from the coding sequence ATGAAATATGAAGATTTAAAAATTCTCGATGAGTTGCGGGAAAAAGGAAGTATTTCCGAGGAGGAATATCAACGCGAGAAAGAAAAAATTCTCAATGAACAGGAAAATACCTTTAGTAATGCTGGAAGGAAGCCATTATTCGGGCTTGAGGAAAACACCTATCTGATGCTTATGCATCTTACTCAATTTGCGGGAGCTATTGTTCCGTTGGCCGGTTTCATAATTCCTATTCTTATGTGGACTACTAATAAAGATAACAATCCCAATGTTGACAAGCATGGTAAGAACATTCTCAATTGCATGATCAGTTATGCCATTTATGCGGTTGTGCTCTGTATCACTGTGATAGGTATTCCTGTGGCTGTGGTATTAGGTGTACTTTATGCCGTTTTTGTCGTGATTGCTACTGTCAAAGCCAATAATGGAGAGTATTGGAAATATCCGTTTATAATTCAATTCATTAAATAA
- a CDS encoding cell division ATP-binding protein FtsE has protein sequence MVQEQLVNYSNVQLNREENIILRNVNLTINRGDFLYIIGKVGSGKSTLMKSMYAELPIEEGSARVFDYELAGIKRRLVPFLRRKIGIVFQDFQLLIDRTVEKNLEFVLRATGWKNGREIRDRINEVLVQVGMQNKTYKMPHELSGGEQQRVVIARALLNSPALILADEPTGNLDPETGSQIVALLQEISSRGTAVIMSTHNYSIVQAFPGKIMRCENASLLEM, from the coding sequence ATGGTGCAGGAACAACTTGTCAATTATTCCAATGTACAACTCAATCGTGAGGAAAATATCATCCTTCGCAATGTCAATCTTACTATCAATCGCGGCGATTTCCTCTATATCATCGGCAAGGTCGGTTCCGGAAAAAGCACCCTGATGAAAAGTATGTATGCCGAGCTTCCCATCGAAGAGGGGAGTGCCCGGGTATTCGATTATGAACTGGCCGGTATCAAACGCCGGCTGGTTCCTTTTCTTCGTAGGAAGATAGGAATTGTTTTTCAGGATTTTCAGTTGCTTATCGATCGTACCGTCGAGAAGAATCTCGAGTTTGTGCTGCGTGCTACCGGATGGAAAAACGGCCGTGAGATCAGGGACCGGATCAATGAGGTCCTGGTACAGGTCGGCATGCAGAATAAGACCTATAAGATGCCTCATGAACTATCGGGTGGGGAACAGCAAAGGGTGGTGATTGCCCGTGCCTTGCTTAATTCTCCTGCCCTCATACTGGCCGATGAACCGACAGGTAATCTCGATCCCGAAACCGGAAGCCAGATCGTCGCCCTCCTGCAGGAAATATCCAGCCGGGGTACTGCCGTGATCATGTCCACACACAACTACTCCATCGTGCAGGCCTTCCCCGGCAAGATCATGCGTTGCGAAAACGCATCCCTACTTGAAATGTAA